One genomic region from Sphingobacterium sp. UGAL515B_05 encodes:
- the infC gene encoding translation initiation factor IF-3 gives MALKRPGGPRPPMRKKEPDHRINELIKVPEVRLVGDNVEQGVFPTRKALELADELELDLVEISPNAVPPVCKIIDYSKFVYEQKKKQKEIKANAKQTVIKEIRFGPNSGEHDFEFKLKHAIKFLESGEKVRAYVHFKGRAIVHKDQGEILLLRFAQALEDYGKVELLPKLEGKRMFLTVAPKAPKK, from the coding sequence TTGGCATTAAAAAGACCCGGTGGTCCAAGACCACCAATGAGAAAGAAAGAACCAGATCACCGCATTAATGAATTAATCAAGGTACCTGAGGTGCGCTTGGTAGGAGATAATGTGGAGCAAGGAGTTTTCCCTACGCGCAAAGCGTTAGAGTTGGCTGATGAGTTGGAACTTGATTTAGTGGAGATTTCGCCAAATGCTGTACCGCCGGTTTGTAAGATTATCGACTACAGTAAGTTTGTTTACGAACAGAAGAAGAAACAAAAGGAAATCAAAGCTAATGCAAAACAGACTGTTATTAAAGAAATCCGTTTCGGACCTAACTCTGGTGAGCATGATTTTGAGTTCAAATTGAAGCATGCGATTAAGTTTCTTGAAAGTGGAGAGAAAGTTCGTGCTTATGTACACTTCAAAGGTCGTGCTATTGTACACAAGGATCAAGGTGAAATCTTGTTGTTACGCTTTGCTCAGGCTTTAGAGGATTACGGTAAAGTAGAGCTTTTACCGAAATTAGAAGGTAAACGCATGTTTTTAACAGTAGCTCCAAAGGCTCCTAAAAAATAA
- the rpmI gene encoding 50S ribosomal protein L35: MPKVKTNSSAKKRFKLTGTGKIARKNAFKSHILTKKSTKRKRNLTQTSYVSDGDMGNVKRMLAIGK; the protein is encoded by the coding sequence ATGCCAAAAGTTAAAACCAATTCCAGCGCAAAGAAACGTTTCAAATTGACTGGAACAGGTAAAATTGCAAGAAAAAACGCTTTCAAAAGCCACATCTTGACAAAAAAGAGCACAAAACGTAAACGTAACTTAACACAAACAAGTTATGTATCTGATGGCGATATGGGCAACGTAAAACGTATGCTTGCTATCGGTAAATAA
- the rplT gene encoding 50S ribosomal protein L20 — translation MPRSVNAVASRRRRKKILGLAKGYFGSRSKVYTIAKNTVEKGLQYAYRDRKTKKREFRALWIQRINAGARQHGISYSQLIGKLNAKNIGLNRKVLADLALNNPEAFKAVVDAVK, via the coding sequence ATGCCACGTTCGGTTAACGCAGTAGCTTCTAGAAGAAGACGCAAAAAAATCCTAGGCCTTGCAAAAGGTTACTTTGGATCACGTAGCAAAGTTTATACTATTGCTAAAAATACAGTAGAAAAAGGTTTACAATACGCTTACCGCGATCGTAAAACCAAAAAACGCGAGTTTAGAGCTTTATGGATTCAACGTATCAACGCTGGAGCTCGTCAACACGGAATTTCTTATTCCCAATTGATCGGTAAATTAAACGCTAAAAACATTGGTTTGAACCGTAAGGTTTTAGCTGACTTAGCTTTAAATAACCCAGAAGCTTTCAAAGCAGTTGTAGACGCAGTAAAATAG
- a CDS encoding DUF3060 domain-containing protein yields the protein MKLRTITVGFSLLLIGSLVMAAKEPVSKALTNDVVNQQGKVISIEGVNNNRTIEAKGGEIVQIEGADNKVVIRGNVSKLIIEGKGNTVTGNDITTVTIEGADNMVNIGSVETVQIDGVKNHVHYKSTKNKSGQVKVSTEGADNMVMKMK from the coding sequence ATGAAACTAAGAACAATTACAGTTGGATTTTCACTTCTTTTGATCGGAAGTTTGGTGATGGCGGCCAAAGAGCCAGTTTCCAAGGCTCTAACGAACGATGTGGTTAATCAGCAGGGAAAAGTTATCTCAATTGAAGGGGTGAACAATAATCGTACGATAGAGGCCAAAGGGGGGGAGATTGTACAAATAGAAGGTGCTGACAATAAAGTTGTGATCCGTGGCAATGTGAGTAAATTGATTATTGAGGGGAAAGGGAATACTGTAACAGGGAATGACATCACAACGGTGACGATAGAGGGGGCAGACAATATGGTTAATATTGGTTCAGTAGAGACTGTTCAAATTGATGGGGTCAAAAACCATGTCCACTATAAGTCTACGAAGAACAAATCTGGTCAGGTAAAAGTGTCTACTGAAGGCGCGGATAATATGGTGATGAAAATGAAATAA
- a CDS encoding DUF3857 domain-containing protein has translation MKRFSHLLFAFVLVLAAFSWSFSQTTIQKTASPAWLRSTTKKAIKPNLDDISAGYYYELIEHQINLATQTKYYKDIKVLFDQTGIENLGQVQVTFDPHFQKLQLHELKVIRNGKDINLLPQAKFKLLAAETELSRSIYNGSQMAHYVLEDLRKDDKIVFAYSIIGANPVFEQKFFDSYYLQGYEPTGLVHLNYIVPHGRKLQFKSFNGAPEVQQQSTGNTTNFFWELTADKTIQYEDYSPSWYSPLKYIQCSEFNTWQEVDQWNRKINPIPQIATTSTLQTFVNQLWKESNGQPYAYLKKACDFVQNEIRYMGIEMGEYSHRANVPEKVFSQRYGDCKDKSMLLATMLKNKNIDVGLVLANTYKNRGLQNELPSPYAFNHMVIEVNIGGRSQYIDPTITNQGGDIKNRYFPAYGKVLSTMGSGKLTDVAQHVTGNIKVKETLTMEGKFEATLDVHTTYVGNEADDMRTYIQSSAKNDIQKQYLEYYAKIYPKINKIGQIQYKDDLENNIVEIIEKYKIKNIGKTESGSTKKYIPLLGTNINDKLPEIMEDRIAPLSLSFPTDLTYEMYIVNKGKKEFGNYRDNSYFDRTAYVFGKTLEVEQDSIKVAYTLSFHEPFVEQKDLKQYYTDFADRDHIFYNGFYLDNDGYVTDGIPRLGPPSTVDEINWFSLILFILLLSSLLLYIAKKYRKSKPFIIKPYNEIYHDQIGGWMIFLLLLIVTSIFTKFTFLFLRESFFNLNTWRAIDHIDGGAPTFYKMLLISEMTAHLLILVGFVYSFILMIKKRDIFAQTFFLVTLFMAIFYLVHAIGYHYMSKQYMGITDDSFSNYTDHIRAMLFFCIWGTYVYKSERVKGTCVRPYQNDGIMQKAATGHPFDQDFLKPYSMMKQGENEAGAEFQSQSDRADRSHTEDDQDKP, from the coding sequence ATGAAAAGATTTAGCCATCTTCTATTTGCCTTTGTACTCGTACTAGCTGCATTTTCCTGGTCTTTTAGCCAAACAACCATCCAAAAAACAGCATCGCCAGCTTGGCTGCGCTCCACTACAAAAAAGGCCATAAAGCCAAATTTGGATGATATTAGTGCTGGATATTACTATGAGTTAATCGAACATCAAATAAACTTAGCTACCCAAACGAAATATTATAAGGACATCAAAGTTCTCTTTGATCAGACTGGAATCGAAAATCTGGGACAAGTTCAGGTAACCTTTGACCCGCATTTCCAAAAACTTCAACTACATGAGCTAAAGGTTATTCGTAACGGCAAAGATATTAACCTATTACCGCAGGCAAAATTTAAGCTGCTTGCCGCTGAAACGGAGCTTTCGAGATCCATCTACAACGGAAGCCAGATGGCCCATTATGTTTTGGAGGATTTACGTAAAGACGATAAGATTGTATTCGCTTATTCAATAATAGGTGCAAATCCGGTATTTGAACAGAAATTTTTCGACAGTTATTACTTACAGGGGTATGAACCCACTGGGCTGGTCCATCTCAACTATATTGTACCCCATGGTCGCAAACTGCAGTTTAAGAGTTTCAATGGCGCACCTGAGGTACAGCAACAGTCAACAGGAAATACAACAAATTTTTTCTGGGAGCTGACGGCGGACAAAACAATTCAGTACGAAGATTATAGTCCGTCGTGGTACAGCCCTTTAAAATATATCCAATGCTCGGAATTCAATACCTGGCAGGAAGTTGATCAATGGAACCGTAAAATTAATCCCATTCCACAAATAGCAACCACAAGTACACTTCAAACCTTCGTCAATCAACTTTGGAAAGAGTCCAACGGGCAACCCTATGCGTACCTGAAAAAGGCCTGCGACTTTGTACAAAATGAGATACGCTATATGGGTATTGAGATGGGAGAATATTCCCACCGGGCAAATGTTCCAGAAAAAGTATTTTCCCAGCGCTACGGCGATTGCAAAGATAAATCAATGCTGCTGGCGACAATGCTCAAAAACAAGAATATTGATGTAGGACTCGTATTGGCCAATACCTATAAGAATAGAGGTCTGCAGAATGAACTCCCCTCGCCTTATGCTTTCAACCATATGGTTATTGAAGTTAATATTGGTGGACGGTCCCAATATATTGACCCAACCATAACCAATCAGGGTGGAGATATCAAAAACAGGTATTTCCCAGCTTATGGAAAAGTACTCTCGACTATGGGTAGTGGAAAGCTTACAGACGTAGCGCAGCATGTTACCGGCAATATTAAAGTCAAGGAAACATTGACAATGGAAGGCAAATTTGAGGCTACCCTTGATGTCCACACAACTTATGTTGGGAATGAAGCGGACGATATGCGTACTTATATTCAAAGTAGTGCAAAAAATGACATACAGAAGCAATACTTGGAGTATTATGCCAAGATCTATCCGAAGATCAATAAAATTGGTCAAATACAATACAAAGATGATCTGGAGAACAATATTGTGGAGATCATCGAAAAGTATAAAATAAAAAACATTGGAAAGACAGAAAGCGGATCTACTAAAAAATATATTCCTTTGTTGGGAACAAATATAAATGACAAGCTTCCAGAGATTATGGAGGATCGTATTGCTCCCCTAAGCCTTTCTTTTCCAACAGATCTAACCTACGAAATGTATATCGTCAACAAAGGGAAAAAGGAATTTGGCAATTATAGAGACAATAGTTATTTCGACCGAACTGCGTATGTTTTCGGCAAAACACTGGAAGTAGAACAGGATAGTATAAAGGTTGCATACACGTTAAGTTTCCACGAACCCTTTGTCGAACAAAAAGACCTGAAACAGTATTATACAGATTTTGCAGATCGCGATCATATCTTTTATAATGGTTTCTATCTTGACAATGATGGATATGTAACAGATGGGATACCTCGTTTAGGCCCCCCTTCTACAGTCGATGAAATTAATTGGTTTTCATTAATCCTATTTATTCTATTACTATCCTCTTTGCTTTTGTATATCGCAAAAAAGTACAGGAAGAGCAAACCTTTTATCATCAAACCCTATAACGAAATTTATCATGACCAAATTGGGGGCTGGATGATTTTTTTACTTCTTTTAATAGTTACAAGTATATTTACGAAATTCACTTTTCTTTTCCTTAGGGAATCCTTCTTTAACCTTAATACCTGGCGGGCAATAGACCATATCGATGGTGGTGCACCTACATTCTATAAAATGCTACTCATATCTGAAATGACAGCTCATCTTTTAATTCTGGTCGGGTTCGTTTATAGTTTCATCCTTATGATCAAAAAAAGGGATATTTTTGCCCAGACATTTTTTCTAGTTACTTTGTTTATGGCTATATTCTATCTCGTCCATGCAATAGGATACCATTATATGTCCAAACAATATATGGGTATCACGGATGATTCATTTTCAAATTATACAGATCACATCAGAGCGATGCTTTTCTTCTGCATTTGGGGAACTTATGTCTACAAATCGGAACGCGTAAAAGGTACCTGTGTTCGGCCATATCAGAACGATGGGATTATGCAGAAGGCTGCGACAGGGCATCCTTTTGATCAAGATTTTCTAAAGCCTTATTCAATGATGAAACAAGGAGAAAATGAAGCTGGAGCGGAATTTCAATCCCAGAGCGATAGAGCTGATCGCAGTCATACCGAGGACGATCAAGACAAACCGTAG
- the rimK gene encoding 30S ribosomal protein S6--L-glutamate ligase: protein MKIAVLSTVKSLYSTRRLVEAAQQRGHECVVIDHSKCYVGIQQGKPSIHYKGQDLSDIDAIIPRIGASVTFYGSAIVRQFEVMDVISANPSQAITRSRDKLRCLQILSGAGIGLPITGFARTASDVDDLISMVGGAPLVIKLLEGTQGIGVVLAETKKAASSVIEAFYGLGNNILIQEFIKESKGSDIRAFVVDGKVVGAMKRTAKEGEFRSNIHRGGTAQIIRLSKAERETAIAAAAQLGLTVCGVDMIPSDRGPLVLEVNSSPGLEGIEKATKKDIASEIIQYIERQYEAKQAQMPKVVKKKKKRESKL, encoded by the coding sequence GTGAAAATTGCCGTATTATCGACAGTAAAGAGTTTATACTCGACTCGTCGTCTCGTAGAAGCCGCACAACAAAGAGGACACGAATGTGTTGTCATTGATCACAGCAAGTGTTATGTCGGTATTCAGCAAGGTAAACCAAGTATCCATTACAAAGGACAGGATCTGAGTGATATTGATGCCATTATTCCCCGAATAGGAGCATCGGTAACATTCTATGGATCTGCCATCGTTAGACAATTTGAGGTGATGGATGTCATTTCCGCGAATCCCAGTCAAGCCATTACGCGATCTCGGGACAAATTGAGGTGCCTGCAGATTTTATCCGGTGCAGGAATCGGACTCCCGATTACGGGATTTGCACGCACGGCCTCTGACGTGGACGACCTTATTAGCATGGTTGGTGGAGCTCCTTTAGTCATTAAACTACTTGAGGGAACACAAGGTATCGGTGTTGTACTTGCCGAAACTAAAAAAGCAGCCTCTTCTGTTATTGAAGCGTTCTACGGCCTGGGCAATAACATCCTGATTCAAGAGTTTATCAAAGAATCAAAAGGCTCAGATATCCGGGCTTTTGTAGTCGACGGCAAAGTTGTTGGAGCGATGAAACGCACAGCCAAAGAGGGCGAGTTTCGGTCAAATATCCATCGGGGTGGCACTGCCCAGATTATCCGGTTAAGTAAAGCAGAAAGAGAGACAGCAATCGCTGCTGCCGCACAATTAGGACTTACGGTTTGCGGTGTCGATATGATTCCTTCTGACAGAGGCCCTCTGGTACTGGAAGTAAACTCATCTCCAGGTTTGGAAGGCATCGAAAAAGCGACAAAAAAAGATATTGCCTCAGAAATTATACAATATATTGAGCGACAATATGAAGCAAAACAGGCTCAAATGCCTAAAGTTGTTAAGAAAAAGAAAAAAAGAGAAAGTAAATTATAA
- a CDS encoding ATP-dependent zinc protease — MKEKLLVGWKETLDLPELGIYGIEAKVDTGAASSVLHCNSYKIINEDGQDWIICELIINFKTKETKTLKLKLYRTKLVKSSFGQEEKRYYIRTTATLYNQVFSIKISFRNRSQMTYPMLLGKNFLNKRFLVDVSKENLSMKTLVK, encoded by the coding sequence ATGAAAGAAAAACTTCTTGTGGGCTGGAAAGAGACCCTTGATTTACCTGAATTGGGAATATATGGTATAGAAGCAAAAGTCGATACCGGTGCTGCCTCGTCGGTACTACACTGCAACTCGTACAAGATCATTAACGAGGATGGTCAAGACTGGATCATCTGTGAGCTGATCATAAATTTTAAGACAAAAGAGACAAAAACGCTAAAGTTAAAGCTCTATCGAACAAAACTGGTAAAAAGCTCTTTCGGTCAAGAAGAAAAGCGTTACTATATCCGCACAACAGCAACATTATATAACCAGGTCTTTAGCATTAAGATCTCCTTTAGAAATAGATCACAAATGACCTACCCTATGCTTTTGGGTAAAAATTTCTTAAACAAAAGATTTTTGGTTGATGTTTCCAAAGAAAACCTCTCGATGAAGACCTTGGTAAAATAA
- a CDS encoding AIR synthase related protein, whose product MSDLKYNQRGVSAGKEDVHNAIKNIDKGLFPKAFCKIIPDILGGDPDWCNIMHADGAGTKSSLAYVYWKETGDISVWKGIAQDAIIMNIDDLLCVGAIDNILLSSTIGRNKNLIPGDVIAEIINGTEEILAELRGLGIGIYSTGGETADVGDLVRTIIVDSTVTCRMKREDVISNHRIKGGNVIVGLASNGQATYEQAYNGGMGSNGLTSARHDVFNKKVAEKYPEAYDPAVPYELVFAGNQDLTTEIEVETGEKITAGKLVLSATRTYAPVIKQILDKYRSQIDGMVHCSGGAQTKVLHFVDNVHVIKDNLFPIPPLFELIQKESNTDWKEMYKVFNMGHRMELYVPESIASDIIAISESFGIPAQIIGRVEESASKKVTITSPYGEFIYE is encoded by the coding sequence ATGTCAGATTTAAAATACAATCAACGAGGCGTATCCGCAGGGAAAGAGGATGTGCACAATGCGATAAAAAATATAGATAAGGGTCTGTTTCCCAAAGCATTTTGCAAAATAATTCCAGATATTTTGGGTGGAGACCCAGACTGGTGTAATATTATGCATGCGGATGGTGCTGGCACCAAATCTTCATTGGCGTATGTCTATTGGAAAGAAACTGGGGATATTTCAGTTTGGAAAGGTATCGCACAAGACGCAATTATCATGAATATTGATGACTTACTTTGTGTAGGCGCCATCGATAACATTCTTTTATCCTCAACGATTGGCAGAAATAAAAATCTCATTCCTGGTGATGTGATTGCTGAAATCATCAATGGCACAGAAGAGATTCTGGCGGAACTTCGAGGTTTGGGAATCGGCATCTATTCTACTGGTGGTGAAACTGCCGACGTTGGCGACCTTGTTCGTACCATCATTGTTGATAGTACAGTAACCTGTCGGATGAAACGTGAAGACGTTATTTCAAATCATCGTATCAAAGGGGGTAACGTTATTGTTGGCTTAGCATCAAATGGACAAGCAACCTATGAACAGGCATACAATGGCGGAATGGGTTCCAATGGACTAACTTCTGCACGTCATGATGTATTTAACAAAAAAGTAGCTGAAAAATATCCTGAAGCGTATGATCCAGCTGTTCCTTACGAACTGGTTTTCGCGGGAAACCAAGATCTTACAACTGAAATCGAAGTTGAAACTGGAGAAAAAATAACCGCAGGTAAGCTAGTCCTTTCCGCTACACGTACTTATGCGCCTGTTATCAAACAGATACTAGACAAGTACCGTTCACAAATTGACGGAATGGTACATTGCTCAGGGGGAGCGCAAACAAAAGTCTTGCATTTCGTCGATAATGTGCATGTCATTAAAGATAATCTTTTCCCGATTCCACCTCTTTTTGAATTAATACAGAAAGAATCCAATACAGACTGGAAAGAAATGTACAAAGTATTCAATATGGGACACCGTATGGAATTATATGTTCCTGAATCGATTGCATCGGATATCATCGCCATTTCAGAGTCATTCGGGATTCCGGCCCAGATCATAGGCCGTGTAGAGGAATCTGCATCCAAAAAAGTAACTATAACCTCCCCTTACGGAGAATTTATCTACGAATAA
- a CDS encoding DNA-deoxyinosine glycosylase, whose amino-acid sequence MRKRSFLPLVNSTTEILILGSLPGDKSLAENEYYAHPQNRFWKVIKYLFNAPEQTNYMEKIDLLLKNNIGLWDVCAEASRPGSMDLAIQNEVPNQIVELLETHPKITKIIFNGQKAYSLYVKHFNKREDIIYRCLPSTSPANAISNLENLIQQWRIIISD is encoded by the coding sequence ATGCGCAAAAGATCCTTTCTACCTTTAGTAAACTCTACCACAGAAATACTCATCCTTGGCTCTTTGCCTGGAGATAAGTCTTTGGCAGAGAATGAATATTATGCACACCCACAAAATCGATTCTGGAAAGTAATCAAATATTTGTTCAATGCGCCGGAACAAACAAATTATATGGAGAAGATAGATCTATTGCTTAAAAATAACATCGGTCTTTGGGATGTTTGCGCAGAAGCCTCTCGTCCCGGTAGCATGGATCTAGCCATACAAAATGAAGTTCCGAATCAGATTGTTGAACTGCTAGAAACCCACCCTAAAATCACAAAAATTATTTTCAACGGGCAAAAAGCATACAGTTTATACGTAAAGCATTTCAACAAAAGGGAAGACATTATTTACCGATGCCTACCCAGCACAAGTCCAGCCAATGCGATAAGTAATCTCGAAAATCTAATTCAACAGTGGCGCATAATAATAAGTGATTAA
- a CDS encoding SPFH domain-containing protein, whose protein sequence is MEKLIKPMSGYLALLIAVVSFVAAIFSFASVEASSLYVVLGVVLMIATFFILKGLMIINPNHSRVLNFFGKYVGTVKENGLFFVNPLYSTIKISLRSDNLQGQTLKVNDKMGNPIEIGAVIVWQVGDTYKAAYDVSNYTSYVRTQSEAAVRHLAGSFPYDNLEDEGAEITLREGGDTVNHILEQELSDRLAPAGVIIKEARISHLAYASEIAGAMLQRQQAAAIVAARAKIVDGAVGMVEMALHKLSEKDIVELDNEKKAAMVSNLMVVLCGEKAATPIVNTGTLYQ, encoded by the coding sequence ATGGAAAAACTAATTAAACCAATGTCAGGCTATTTAGCTTTATTGATAGCTGTCGTTTCGTTTGTGGCGGCTATATTCTCATTTGCCAGCGTAGAAGCAAGTTCACTTTATGTCGTATTGGGGGTTGTACTGATGATCGCTACTTTTTTTATTCTGAAAGGATTGATGATTATTAATCCAAACCATTCGCGTGTACTGAATTTCTTCGGAAAATATGTAGGTACAGTTAAGGAAAACGGTTTGTTTTTTGTCAATCCCTTGTATTCAACGATTAAAATAAGTCTTCGGTCGGATAACTTACAGGGACAGACACTGAAAGTCAATGACAAGATGGGAAACCCAATTGAGATCGGAGCAGTGATTGTATGGCAAGTGGGAGACACGTATAAAGCTGCTTATGATGTAAGTAATTATACCTCTTATGTACGTACGCAGAGCGAAGCAGCGGTAAGACATTTGGCTGGAAGCTTTCCTTATGATAACTTGGAGGATGAAGGAGCGGAGATCACTTTGCGTGAAGGTGGCGATACCGTAAATCATATTCTTGAACAAGAATTGTCTGATCGTTTGGCGCCTGCCGGGGTTATTATTAAAGAGGCTAGAATCAGTCATTTGGCTTATGCTTCCGAAATAGCAGGTGCTATGCTTCAAAGACAGCAAGCAGCTGCTATTGTGGCTGCAAGAGCAAAGATTGTAGACGGTGCTGTTGGGATGGTGGAAATGGCCTTGCATAAGTTGTCTGAAAAAGATATTGTAGAGTTGGACAACGAGAAAAAAGCAGCAATGGTCAGCAATTTAATGGTGGTACTTTGCGGAGAAAAAGCAGCGACACCAATTGTAAATACAGGTACTTTGTACCAATAA